The genome window tCTTAACATCCTCAAGTCAAACCCCCATCTCATGGCAGCCTTCATTAAACAGAGGACAGCCCAGTACCAGGCCAaccagccacagcagcagccccAGCAGCAGAACCCTCAAGCCATGTTGGGGTCACAGGCAGGAATGCAGGCTATGGCAGCCATGGCAAACCAGGTGCAGCGGCCAGGGATGGCAGCTCAGCAGCAGCCTCCACAGCAAGCAGGTCCCCAGAGCATGGCACCTATGGGCCCCCAAGGCCAGATAATGAATGCTGCTCAAAACGGTAATTCCCAGCTTTACCGGCGGCAGCAGCTGCTCAGAATGCAGCAGATGCAGcaggcgcagcagcagcagcagcagcagggaggcaTGCCTCAGGGTCATGGTCAGTTCGCCCAACAGCAGCCAGGGCCAGCCAGTTACTCCCAGCTTCGTATGCAGCAGCAAATGGCTATGCAAGGAGGTGGGGGGCCCATGGGCCAGCTCCCTCCCACATCCCAAATGGGCCAAAGTGGCATGGGCATGGATGGGCCTCAGAACCTCCTCCAGCAGCGCATgctacagcagcaacagcaacagcagatgTTGAAACAGCAGATGGGCTCTCCAGCACAGGCTAACTCAATGAGTCCTCAACCCCACATGCTCCAAGGCCAAGCCCAGGGAGGAGCTCATTTACCTGGCCAGGCAATGGCCAACACACTAGGAAACCAAGTTCGCTCTCCAGCTCCAGTGCAGTCGCCCCGTCCACCTTCACAGCAGCCCCCGCATTCCAGTCCCTCCCCACGGATACAGCCTCAGCCCTCACCTCAGCACGGCGCCCTCCACTCCAGCTCTCCTCACCCTAGTCTTGGAGGCCCTATGTCGGGTGCCATGGACCAGGGACACATGGGAACACCAGAGCAGAGTGCCATGCTGTCGCAACTTAACACACCAAATCGAGGAGGGTTAAGTAATGACATGGTAATGGGGGGTGACACGACGGGAGACACGCTGGAGAAATTTGTCGAAGGATTGTAGCATTTCATTACAGAAGAAAGGCCTTGTTCTGTTTTCAgctgagattttttttacttgctgATGTAAAAAGCTTAAAGAAATACAAACTAATGAGTCATGAGGCCTACAGACTGTGAACTTTCCTAAAAACCAAGGGACTGCTTTTTCTTCCAACACAGAGTGATTTAATAATTGCTGTTCAAAAgaagacaacaaagacacagaataTATTTTTGGTTCAAACCAGCCATGCAAGACTTTGCCCTggtctttgtgttgttttaatttggttttcatttattatgcTCTGTATTGACTTTTATAACAAAACttctcaaaacaaaaaatatttcaatttattattccttttttattttgtacctTTGCAAATTAATATTGTATTTGTGTTGAGAAGACTGTAAAATTATTTGTCTGGGCAATTTTTTTGCCAGGTTTCACCTCTTGTTCAGTTTCTCTGTTCTTGGCTAATTTATTCTAATATGCCATTTTTCAAAAGGACTGCCTTTGGGAAAGCCTTAATTTCTTTCCTGTTTGCAGAGTCTATGGGAGATTAATGTATTTGTATAGATTTAGGAATTATTgcacacacccaaacacaacATGCAGGTGTAGAACCTTGCATTGAAGCTTGTTAATGTTCACAGGTTCCAGAATGTTCTTTTTACTGGCCTGGGCCCAGTATTTGTCTTGCAGATGTTTAAAATTGCTTTAGTCTCTCCTTCAGTATAAAGAAATCTCATTAAGTACTGAACTTCTTTTGGCTGTGGTGGGAAATTAACTTGTTTGACTGCTGATTTGTATTCAGAGAGAGTTTTGTGCATCATTGTCTCTCTTGCATTAAACTTGAATTGATGATAAACTGTTCTCTAATGTAAATCATGCAGCTAGACTACTGTAAATATGCAGAAAATAAGAATGAAATCACTGTACAAACTGGTTCAAATGGCTCATTTCGTACTTGCATACCACATTGTTAAATAAACCTGTGTGCCGCAGACAAATTCAAATTTTTATGCTTGGAGAGAACTGTTGGGGTCcacattattgattaatataaataaacctCTGATTATTTTAGTAAATCAATAGTTCTTTAAAAtgtaggggaaaaaaacctaCGAGAAAGCACTAAGCAACTATGCAGTAGGTGTGGGTGATATGAGCTTAACATTATATATCATGACATTCCATCATTctatcatgatatcacaatgatagatatttcacagaatttcaaaataaaagtgtgttgaCGTGGAATGATATTTAGTTCATGATAACAATTTATTGGTGATGCAAAGTTATTCTGTTACACTAAAAAATGTGTGGTCCgcgggccgcgagtttgagacctctttAGTTAGGCGTTCACCGTTTGACCTTGAGAGGTAAATTCACtactaaaatataaatatgataaaaataTGGGTTTAACTATGAGATTCATAAATGTAAGACTTTGGGGTTCTAATAAGTCAAAATgaagagggttagggttttaaCCAAATCATTTGTAGTAAGTGAGAAAATTATACATTTCATCAGGCAGCGCTATTGCATCCAAATGACGTCATCGCGAGTCGCCGGGTCCTTCCTCTGCCGTGTCGGTCAGCGTGTGTACTTGTCGGTCAGACCCGTCACTCGTCTCGTCTCCCACGGCTATAGTCGTCCTCATGTCTCGCTGTCTCGCCCTGGCTCGGTTCGCCCTCGGTTCCTCGCAAAGAACCGTAAGGCCGTCAATGACATGTGCGCGAGGACTGAGCAGCGTAACTGTCACACGCTCCTTCACTGCAGGTGAGCTATGTTTGTTAGCTTAGCCGAGTCAAGGTAAAGCAGCTGCCGTGAGATGTCTGACTGTTACAACGAGATACTCGGTTCTTATGTCATTATATTAGTCTGAGATTCAAGCACTCGAGTGTGACCtagtaaaatgttttatttttcttatcacATGCGTTATTAAACACATGGAATTCCAACTTGTAATGGTTTGCTTCAGGCAGCGAGGGTATATGTCAGAGGTGACTGACGAGAGTTAAATGTTTCTCCAGACTTATGCTCTGAGGTGATGATGTCATATGTGACAAAACAGTAACGGGCGAATATCTGTTTGAAATAGCTAATTCTATACCATCGTTGATGTGATGGTTAATGATATTTCGTAGGTTTGGGTGTTTTGTCAAATCTTAAAGCTACAGGACAGAACCATCACCCCCTGGGGACTGAGTACATAAttaagtaaaatgtatttataaagcacatttaaacactaacATAGTGCTCTACATAGTGGATAAAGAGAAAAGGGAATAGTAATATATAGATATGCAATATAAACAATGAAGTGGAACAATTATACACTGAATCAAAGACACAAGGTGATTGACATTAAAGAGCTGAGAaagcctgtaaaaaaaaaacacaaaaaaacaagtgagttTTGAGcctagatttaaaaacagatgtcAAGTGGCAATCGCAGTACAATAGTGAACTAGATCTAATGTGGTTTATTTTAGCAGGAGACACCATTTCTGATACTTTTCACTATTTGTTGTGTGATGTGAAGTGCTCTgagtgttatataaatacagaccatctGTGGAAGGGACCTAAACATTCACTCACCAATTCCATTTCACTCTTGCTGTCAGCAGATTTGCAGGTTGGACAATATCAGAGGTGGAGCAGTCGGCCCGGAGTGTTGCGCGCTCAGCGTTCCTGCCTCGGGTTCTGCCAGCAGTCTTACTACAGCACACAGGAGGTTGAGAAAGAGCCAGAGGCTGAGAAAGAGCCAGAGGAGGAACCTCTGCACTCCATCATCACTGACTCGGAGTCTGTTCAAGGTGCTGCAACAAGTAGAGATAAAAATCTGTAAAATTTTACAGATCATTGTTATTAATTATTCGTTAGATTGATCTGAATGTTGTTGTACCCCTGAATTATCCAGGTAGCTTCTCCAAACATGAATTTCAGGCTGAAACAAAAAAGCTGCTGGATATTGTTGCCAGGTCCCTGTACTCAGAGAAAGAGGTAAGAGGGTGTGTATTGGAGACCAACTTGGAACGACATTCAAGTCTATTAAATATAGCTCTTCTGACTGGATTATCTGCCTATTTCTTATTCTACCAGGTTTTCATCAGGGAGCTGATCTCTAATGGTAGTGATGCTTTGGAAAAACTGCGTCACAAATTAATCACAGCAGGAGGTGAAACAGCTTCTATGGAGATCCACCTGCAGACGGATACTGGCAAGGGCACCTTCACCATCCAGGTATACCCACTTGTGCATGGATCTAAAATTACTGTTGACTTTTGATATTTGCAACATACTAAATCACATTGGAAACACAAGGTTAAATTGTAATGTGAGTTGAAGTTTTAACAGTTTACACTGTTTCCTGGTCTGTTCTTGAGTAGGATTGCCACCTGGTAGATAAATATTGTAATTCTTCTTGAATGTCTTTTAACAGGACACTGGAGTGGGGATGAACCAAGAAGAGCTGGTAGCTAACCTGGGGACTATCGCCCGCTCTGGTTCAAAGGTGACTATTGTTGTAGCTCATCCTCATTATTTGCCCTTTCTTACTCtaatttgtctgtctgttttgtaTGTCAGGTTTTAAACTTTTCTCATTTGTTAATGATCTATCTTACTGATCACACCTTCTGTCATAACGATCGTCTCCTCTAAACACTACAGGCATTTTTGGACGCTCTGCAGAGCCAGGCGGAGGCCAGCAGCTCCATCATTGGTCAGTTTGGGGTTGGATTCTACTCTGCCTTTATGGTGGCTGACCGTGTGGATGTTTACTCCCGTTCTGCTGAGCCTGATGCACCTGGTTACAAGTGGTCCTCAGATGGGTGAGGGCAATATTCCAACATCAAGATGAAGACAATATACCCTGAACGTGACTGCACACAATGAAACTTGAGTTTTTTCCaaattgtgatggttaaatgtcctcctgtccttctcTTCCTCAGCTCCGGAGTGTTTGAGATTGCTGAAGCCGGTGGTGTTCAACAGGGAACAAAGATCGTGCTCCACCTCAAGGACGATTGCAAAGAGTTTTCCTCTGAGGACAGAGTTAAAGGTAAAGCCGCATAAGCTTCTTCAGTCGTGAAAATGTAACTACAGAGCGGATATTCATTAGTACATCACTCCATGTAATGACACGCTGTTGTGTCTCTTTCAGAGGTTGTAACAAAGTACAGCAACTTTGTGAGCTTCCCCATCTTCCTGAATGGACGGAGGCTCAACACTCTGCAGGTGAGTTGCTCTGCTTAATGTGATTAGATTGGCTGATGCTCACATTGCTGCTTGGAAAATGGAACTTATCTCAACTTCTATCAGTTAATACCTCCACATCGTACATGCGATTCGGCCATGAATGAGAGTCTGCTCTTTCAAACATGCAAAAATTGTCTTAGCCTAAGTGTTGCATGATCTTTCTTCTTTCAGGCCTTGTGGATGATGGAGCCAAAGGGGATTAGTGATTGGCAGCATGAAGAGTTCTACCGCTACATCGCTCAGGCCTACGACAAGCCCCGCTACACACTGCACTACCGCGCCGATGCGCCGCTCAATATCCGAAGCATCTTCTATGTTCCTGATGCGGTGAGAAGTTATTTTAACTCGTGTATATTTAAACACAGTAATGACACTAATGCCATATTTTCAGAAAATCTCAGAACGTAAAGTgataatgttaaatgttatagATCATGTTAGCAGCAGCTTTCACATAGGATATGAATTTTCAGTAGCTGTGAGGTAAACTGAAGTTGGATTTTTATCAAatgaatgataaaaaatatgtaTTGATCAACAGAAGCCGAGCATGTTTGATGTGAGCAGGGAGATGGGCTCCAGTGTGGCTCTGTACAGCAGGAAGGTCCTGATCCAGACTAAGTCATCGGATATCCTGCCCAAGTGGCTGCGCTTCCTCCGAGGTCTGTATTGTCCCAAACACCTGCAACGGCTCAATTTCACCTGCATGATTTTTAAAGTGAGATTGTTATGAGGTGGTTGGGGCAAGGGACTGCACAATGTCAATGAGGGAAGAGTGAAACAAGTCTGTGCTTGTATAGGTGTGGTGGACAGTGAGGACATCCCTCTGAATCTGAGCAGAGAGCTGTTGCAAGAGAGCGCCCTCATAAGGTAAAAGACCAGTTACAACTTGGAATTACTCAAAGATACACTCACCAGTAATTAGGTATACACGGCCCCCATTTATTGCCAGGAGTGGCAAcaagtgtggtcttctgctgctatAGCACCTTTACGCAATGTTAAGACGTGCTTTTTCTGCATACCTTTccttttaatcatttcaaaatagtCTGGCCATTCTCTGCATTTCTGTCCATAGAACTGTGGGTCACTGGATATTCTTTTTTGCAactattctctgtaaacccctCTGTAGAGATGATCGTGTGTGAAAGTCCTTCAGATCAAAGGTTTCTGCCCATCTGGCACCAAGATCCATGCCACATTCAGGCACTTGTATCACCCTTTTTCTCTTCTGGCCTCAGGAAGCTCCGTGATGTTTTACAGCAGAGGGTGATCCGCTTCCTGCTGGACCAGAGCAAGAAGGAGCCAGAGAAGTACAGCAAGTTCTTTGAGGACTACGGCCTCTTCATGAGAGAGGGAATTGTCACCACCCAGGAACAGGATGTCAAGGTGACATTTATATTCAATAAAGTGGAAATGTATTGCAGTTACGGCACCATAGAAATGTTCTCTGCACTAACAGCAGCAGTTTCCTCCATACTGTCTATGTGTAGGAGGATATTGCAAAGCTGTTGAGGTTTGAATCGTCTGCTCTGCCTGCGGGTCAGCACACCAATCTGATGGAGTACGCTTCTCGAATGAAGGCGGGCACACGCAACATCCACTACCTGTGTGCCCCCAACCGCCATCTTGCAGAGCATTCACCCTACTATGAGGCCATGAAACAGAAAGACATGGAGGTGAGAGCCTGACATGAATGATGGAGGTGGTTAAATAACTGATAAAAGAGCTTTTTCTGAGAAACCATGTCACTTGTGCACAGGTGCTGTTCTGCTACGAGCAGTTCGATGAGCTCACCCTGCTTCACCTCAGGGAATTCGACAAGAAGAAGCTGATCTCCGTGGAGACGGACATTGTGGTGGATCACTACAAAGAGGAAAAGTTTGAAGACAGCAAACCAGGTATTTAAAGTACCAAACCTTTTAGTTACAACTTTGATGAAAGGATGAAGCAAAAACTCTGATCAGGAAAAGAGGAACAACATGATGAACCTGTTGAGATGTTAGTTGAGCAGTGTCCACTTGCCAGTAGTGTCCACGTCTTTGTCCCTGAACTAAGAGAGTGTCTATTATCTATGGTCACACGAGTCAAGGGTAACTCTCAGAAATGTCTGTGGGACCAGACCCAGACAACATGTGGACGTTATAACTTCCTTCCacgatacagttctagcacgactcggcacaGTTTGGGTACCAGGCATGTCGGTTTCCATTACTCCACAGTACCTCCTCATAGCATGGCTGCACGAAACTAccatgatgttgttttatacgcgacacaaacacaaactagtgacgattaAAGccggtttttttttggtgtactgaatcagttcattagttcagagcacagactctgtctgacacagtcactgaactaaaatacaacTGAATGGGTTGTGATTCAGCACACGATCagcagctttcagcagtgctgtcgctgaatgtaccagactcctctgttaaatattgagattttgaaaatgtctttgcTAAATGCTGGAGATTAATGAATTTTTCCAGGATttgtaagtctttttaactgatctacagttcagcattgtttggtttaattcttgtgtcggacgtcgctcATGACTCTTGCGACTTGTAGCTGTTACAGGACGCCTCTTACTGTCGCGTCAATAATCCTGACTCTTGTTTTTCTCCCGCAGCCTCTG of Solea solea chromosome 16, fSolSol10.1, whole genome shotgun sequence contains these proteins:
- the trap1 gene encoding heat shock protein 75 kDa, mitochondrial isoform X1, giving the protein MSRCLALARFALGSSQRTVRPSMTCARGLSSVTVTRSFTAADLQVGQYQRWSSRPGVLRAQRSCLGFCQQSYYSTQEVEKEPEAEKEPEEEPLHSIITDSESVQGSFSKHEFQAETKKLLDIVARSLYSEKEVFIRELISNGSDALEKLRHKLITAGGETASMEIHLQTDTGKGTFTIQDTGVGMNQEELVANLGTIARSGSKAFLDALQSQAEASSSIIGQFGVGFYSAFMVADRVDVYSRSAEPDAPGYKWSSDGSGVFEIAEAGGVQQGTKIVLHLKDDCKEFSSEDRVKEVVTKYSNFVSFPIFLNGRRLNTLQALWMMEPKGISDWQHEEFYRYIAQAYDKPRYTLHYRADAPLNIRSIFYVPDAKPSMFDVSREMGSSVALYSRKVLIQTKSSDILPKWLRFLRGVVDSEDIPLNLSRELLQESALIRKLRDVLQQRVIRFLLDQSKKEPEKYSKFFEDYGLFMREGIVTTQEQDVKEDIAKLLRFESSALPAGQHTNLMEYASRMKAGTRNIHYLCAPNRHLAEHSPYYEAMKQKDMEVLFCYEQFDELTLLHLREFDKKKLISVETDIVVDHYKEEKFEDSKPASERLTQEQADDLMAWMRNALGPRVTNIKLTPRLDTHPAMITVLEMGAARHFLRTQQLARTAEERAQILQPTLEINAGHDLIKKMHALKDTNSELAGLLLEQIYDNAMIAAGLNDDPRPMISRLNDLLTKALEKH
- the trap1 gene encoding heat shock protein 75 kDa, mitochondrial isoform X2, with translation MSRCLALARFALGSSQRTVRPSMTCARGLSSVTVTRSFTADLQVGQYQRWSSRPGVLRAQRSCLGFCQQSYYSTQEVEKEPEAEKEPEEEPLHSIITDSESVQGSFSKHEFQAETKKLLDIVARSLYSEKEVFIRELISNGSDALEKLRHKLITAGGETASMEIHLQTDTGKGTFTIQDTGVGMNQEELVANLGTIARSGSKAFLDALQSQAEASSSIIGQFGVGFYSAFMVADRVDVYSRSAEPDAPGYKWSSDGSGVFEIAEAGGVQQGTKIVLHLKDDCKEFSSEDRVKEVVTKYSNFVSFPIFLNGRRLNTLQALWMMEPKGISDWQHEEFYRYIAQAYDKPRYTLHYRADAPLNIRSIFYVPDAKPSMFDVSREMGSSVALYSRKVLIQTKSSDILPKWLRFLRGVVDSEDIPLNLSRELLQESALIRKLRDVLQQRVIRFLLDQSKKEPEKYSKFFEDYGLFMREGIVTTQEQDVKEDIAKLLRFESSALPAGQHTNLMEYASRMKAGTRNIHYLCAPNRHLAEHSPYYEAMKQKDMEVLFCYEQFDELTLLHLREFDKKKLISVETDIVVDHYKEEKFEDSKPASERLTQEQADDLMAWMRNALGPRVTNIKLTPRLDTHPAMITVLEMGAARHFLRTQQLARTAEERAQILQPTLEINAGHDLIKKMHALKDTNSELAGLLLEQIYDNAMIAAGLNDDPRPMISRLNDLLTKALEKH